Genomic window (Halomicrobium zhouii):
GTGGGGCTGCGGTTCGGTGTCGTCCTCCTCGGTGCGACCGTGCTGGTCGAGGGCGTGACCGGGACGGCACTCGCCGCCGGCCGCGTCGGACTCGTACCGGTGCTCGCGCTGGTCGTCGGCGGCGTCTCGCTGGGCTCGCTCGCACTGGGCAGCGCGGCGCGCCCGTCGGGTGCCGCCGACCGCCTGGCGTGGACGCCGCCGGGATGGCGCGCCGGCGGTATCGCGCTGTGGGCGTTCGTCTTCGTCTGCCTCCACGTCGCGGTCACGGGAGCGCCCGTCGGCTGGGGGCCGGTCGGCGTCGGCGGCGGCACCCTCGAGTGGCCGTTCGTGATGAACCCCTCGCAGGGCCTCGGCATCCAGAAGGGAGTCATGCCGGCGATCCTCGGGACCGTCTGGATCGTCGTCGGCGCCGTGACGTTCGCCGTCCCCCTGGCCGTGGGCGCCGCCGTCTACCTCACCGAGTACGCGGAAGACAGCGCGTTCACCCGCGCGGTCGACGTGGCGACGAACGGCCTCTGGAGCACGCCGAGCATCGTCTTCGGACTGTTCGGCCTCGCCTTCCTCGTCCCGCGCTTCGGCGGGACGCCGTCCATCTTCGCCGCACAGCTGGTGCTCGGGTTCATGCTCCTCCCGCTCGTGCTCATCACGAGCCGGGAGGCGATGAAGAGCGTCCCCGACGAGTACCGGGACGCGAGCGCCGCCCTCGGCGTCTCGCGGTGGGAGACGATCCGGAGCATCGTCGTCCCCGCGGCGATGCCGGGCGTGGCGACCGGCGTCATCCTCGGCGTCGGGCGAATCGCCGGCGAGACGGCGCCCCTCCTGCTCGTCCTCAACGGCCCGAACTTCCCCAACGCGGCGCCGGGCGTCCTCACGAGTTTCACGTTCGAACTGGGAACGACGCCCCCGTTCGTCCACGTCTCGAACCCCGCACTGCTCGAACGGGCGAGCGCGCTCCCCTACCAGCTGTACGCGGTCATCACCGCGGGCGTCGGTGCCGAGGAGTCCTTCGGCTGGGGGACGACGCTCGTCCTGCTCGGCGTCGTCGTCGGCTTCTTCGCGATGGGCATCGCCACCAGACGCTACTTCAGGCAGAAACTACACCAATGACGAACTCGACTGTGACAGACGACACGGCGGCTGAACGGATCGACCCCGACGAAACGGCGGCGGCCGACGACGCGACGGCGGCCGACGGAACGGCGTCGCGCACCGAACCGACGACGGCGATCGACCAGTCGGCGACGGCCGATACGACGACGACCGGCGAGTCGGAGGAACGGACGGACCCGGCCTGGCGGACGTACTCCTTCCCCGGCGATCCCGTCCTCTCGGCCGAGAGCCTCGACGTCTGGTACGGCGACGACCACGCGCTCCGCGACATCTCGATCGAGATCCCCGAGCGGAGCGTCACCGCGCTCATCGGCCCGTCGGGGTGTGGCAAGTCGACGTTCCTCCGCTGCCTCAACCGAATGAACGACCGGATCAAGAGCGCGCGCATCGAGGGGACCGTCTCGTTCGACGGCGAGAACGTCTACGCGGACGGGACTAACCTGGTCGAACTCCGCAAGCGGGTCGGGATGGTGTTCCAGCACCCGAACCCCTTCCCGAAGTCGATCCGCGCCAACGTCGCCTACGGCCCGCGCAAGCACGGCGACATCGAGCGCGGCCTCGTCCCGAAACTGCTCGGCCGGGACGAGCGGGAGAAGGAAGACGAACTGGTCGAGCGCTGTCTCCGCGACGCGGCCCTCTGGGACGAAGTGAAAGACCGCCTCGACGACAACGCGCTGGGGCTCTCGGGCGGCCAGCAGCAGCGCCTCTGCATCGCGCGCTGTCTCGCGACCGACCCCGAGGTCATCCTGATGGACGAACCGGCCTCCGCGCTGGACCCCATCGCCACGGCGAAGATCGAGGACCTGATCGAGGAGCTGGCCGAGGAGTACACCGTCGTCGTCGTCACCCACAACATGCAGCAGGCCGCCCGGGTCTCCGACCAGACCGCCGTCTTCCTCACCGGCGGCGAACTCGTCGAGTACGGCGACACGGACCAGATATTCGAGAACCCCGAGAGCCAGCGCGTCGAGGACTACGTCACCGGCAAGTTCGGGTGACCATGGAGACCCGCAAGATCCAGATCGCCGGCGGGACGACGTACACGGTGTCGCTCCCCAAGGAGTGGGCCAGCGACCACGACCTGGAGGCGGGCGCGCGGGTCCGCGTCCATCCCTACGAGGACGGCTCGCTGCTCGTCCAGACGGCGGGCCACGCCGAGTCGGAGCGCGATCCGCTGCGTCTCGCCCCGACCGACGCGTCCGTCGAGACCCTCCGGCGTCAGGTCCGGGCCGCGTACGAGACTGGCCGGGAGGCCGTCGAAGTGACCGGCGACGCGGTGGCGGCCGCAGACCAGCGCGCGCTGCGAGACGTCGCGGCGTCCCTCCTCGGCGTCGACGTCGTCCAGCGCTCCGGGGACCGAGTCCGCTACCGGAGTCTGCTCGACGCCAGTACCGTCTCGCTCGAACAGTCGCTCCGCCAGCTACAGTTCGTCGCCGACTCGGCGCTCGGCGACGCCGCGTCGGCCCTCGTCGACGAGGACCGTTCCCCGCACCGGATCGAGGAGCGCGCCACCGAGGCGGGCCGGCTCGCGGCACTCGTCGGTCGACAGTTCGTCCGTTCGCTCGACGACCCGGCCGTGCTCGACGACCTCGGCGTCGAACGGACGACGCTGTTCGACTACCACGCTGCGGCGACCGAACTCGAACGGATCGTCGAGCACGCTACGACCGTCGTGACGGTCGCTGGACGGCGACGGACGCCGGTTCCCGAGGACGTCGCCGAGACGCTCGTATCCACGGCTGACGACGCCCGTGACGGTATCGAGCGGTCGATGAGCGTCCTGCTCGACGGCGGCACCGCCGCGACCGCCTGCGACGTCCTCGACGACTGCGAGCGCGTCGACGTCGCGCAGTTCGACCGGCTCGACGACGACGCGCCGGCGTGGCTCGGCGTCGTCTTCCGATCGCTCGTCGACGCGGTCGAGGCCAGCGGTGCCATCGCGGCGGTCGCGCTCCGGGCGGCGCTCAGAGACGGGGAGTACGATCAGTGAGCGGCGTGGGAATTAGCCGCCGTCGTCGTCGGTGACGGTCGCCTCGACGTAGACCAGGTCGCGGCCGTCCGCCGGGATGGATGCGCAGTCGGCGTCGAGTTCGACCCGTGCGGGCTCGCCCGCCGTCTGGAGTCGGTGTTCGGCGACGACCTCGCCGTCTTCCTTCGGGACCGCCCGGTAACGTCACCTTATCCGACAAATACGTCCAGAGATACCGGTCTATTTCGGGGACGGAGCGGTGGTTCAGGACCTCTCGAACGTGCGAGACGTCACCATATGGATCCGTCACGAATGTATTTACTCAATAGTGAGTAAGTCTTATCTACGTCAGGGGCTCCCGCTCTAGTAATGCGAATAACAGTCCCCTACGATCCCCGCGCCGCCCCCGAGTCTCGTGCCGAAATCACCGCCGTCACACCCCCAGCCGAGGTAAGCCAGCGATGATGTGGCAGGATCTGGTCTTCATGGCCGGGAGTTCCCTCTCGCTGTTCTTCCTCATGCCGACGCTGCGCGACTCGATGGCCCACGTCCCCCTCGGCACGTCGCTCCCGTCGGCCACCATCGGCTTCGTCTACGGCGGGACGTTCCTCTCGCTCGGGATGACGTTCTCCGCGATCGGCGCGATGTGCACGGGCGTGATGTGGAGCGCCATCGCGACGCTCCGGTCCCCCAATCCGCTGCCGTTCTTCGACGACGAGGAGGAGTCGGCGACGCCGAAGGCCGCCGCACCGAACGCCGACTGACCCCGGCAGCACCTGCCGTCACGTTTTCGCGATCTCGTCGTTCGGTCCGTCGACGTTCGTCCGGCCTGATCCGTAGCGAAGTGACTGACGGGCGGCGGAACCTGCGGAAATTCGACGAGGCGTCGTCGAACCCCCTCGTGGAAGACGGAAACGGCGCCCGGGAACGAACGGCGACTCGGCGAGGGTCGTCAGTTGTTCCCGGTGAACTGGCCCTGCTCGTCGCGTTCCTGCTCCTGAGCGGAGTGCTTGCCGCCGCGTGACCGGGCCTCCTGGGTCAGGCCCTGGGTGTTCCCCTGGCCGCCCTGACTGCGCTGGTCGCTCTGCTGGCGGTACATCTGCTGCTGGCCGCCACCGCTCTGGCTCCGCTGGTTGCTGCGCTGCTGATTCTGCTGGCCGCCCTGCTGCTGACCTTGCTGCTGGCCGCCCTGCTGCCCGCCGAACTGCTGTCCCTGCTGTCGCTGCTGACCGCCCTGCTGTCGCTGTTGACCGCCGTACTGCTGCTGACTGCCTTGCTGGCCGTACTGCTGTTGTCCACCCTGGTGGCCGGTGAACTGGCCCTGCTGGTCCCGCTGCTGGGACTCGGCCGAATGCTGGCCACCGCGGCTCTGTCCCTGGTGTCCGCCGAACTGCTGTTGACCGCCACGCTGGCTCTGCTGTCGCTGACTGCCCTGCTGCTGTCCTCCCTGGTGACCGGTGAACTGGCCTTGCTGGTCCCGCTGCTGTGACTGCGCGGAGTGCTGACCACCGATGCTTCGGCCCTGCTGCCCGCCGAACTGCTGTCCCTGTTGGCCACCCTGCTGGCTATACTGCCGCTGACCACCCTGCTGCCGTCCCTGCTGGCCTTGCTGCTGGGGTTGCTGGCTCTGCTGCTGTTGTCCACTCTGGTGGCCGGTGAACTGGCCCTGCTGGTCCCGCTGCTGGGATTGGGCCGAATGCTGGCCACCGATGCTCCGACCCTGCTGACCGCCGAACTGCTGTCCCTGCTGTCGCTGCTGACCGCCCTGCTGTCGCTGTTCACCGCCGTACTGCTGCTGACCGCCCTGCTGCTGGGAGTGTTGGCCCTGCTGCTGTCCGCCCTGGTGGCCGGTGAACTGGCCCTGCTGGTCCCGCTGCTGGGACTGCGCGGAGTGCTGGCCACCGCGAGAACGGCCCTGTTGCTGGCCGCCCTGCTGTTGATCGTACTGTCCGCCTCGGCCCTGGTTACGCTGTTCGTGTGGACTCATTGTATCGTACCTCGTTGTCGTGCCAGCGGGAACACCGCTAGCGCGTGGGGCCGTCCACGTGTGGACGACCCGCGTGTGACGGAATGGGTGAAGCCCAGAAATACGACCGAGACCGTTTAGTCGAGAATGATTCTATTATCGACCGCGGGTTCTGATCACTCCGATTCGAGTCCAGAAAGGCGGTCGTACTGGAACTGTCAGCGGGACGGATAGCCCCAGTACCCGGAAGAGTGGGAGAAAGACGTCGTTTCTCTCCCGAAGGAAGGCACCACTGGAACGGACAGCGCCAGCGAGGCGAAAGCCCACCCGATCACTGGAACGTGACTGCCCGACGAACGCGGCGAGGGGACGGGATCCGAGCTTCCCTGGGTCACTCCCAGAGCTGTTCTTCCAGTTGCTCGCCGAACGACGGCTCGTCTTCGACGGATCCGATGACGGAGAACTCGCCGCTGGATTCGAGGACGACGGCCTCGACCTCGTCGACGGAGCCGAACTGCTTCTTGCGAACGGCGCTTTTGATCTCCGACTCCGTGACGCGCTGTTGGCGCATGGCCCTGTCGACGAACTCGCCGCGGAAGTACAACAGGGCGGGCGGGTTCGTGACGACGCGTCTGAAGAAGGGCCACCGGATCTGGATCCAGGTGACGACGTACTGGAGCGCCACGAGGAGTCCGAAGGCCACGATGGCCTCCGAGAGCGCGACGTCCTTGGCCGTCAGCGCGCGGCCGAAGACGGAGCCGATGGCGACGGTCACGATGAAGTCGAACGCGTTCATGCTCGAGAGCGTTCGGCTCCCCGAGAGACGGAGGAAGAGCACGAGCGCGACGTACATCGAGACGCCGACGACGACGATTCGGACGAGCGGGTTCCAGCCGGAGACGAAGAAGGTGACCTCGGTCATGAGTCTATGGGGGGCCAGTGCCAGGCGTCGGCGGTCACGGTCGCGAGCAGTTTGCGGCGGCGGACCGCCAGCTCGTCGAGCGCGTCGGCGAACTCGTCGTCGGAGACGGTCGGGACTCCCTCGTCGCGAAGCCGGTCGAGATCGGGGGGTGGCGGTGCCTCGTCGGCCGGGTCGATGAACGCGTTGTCGAGGGTCTCCAGGTAGTTCTGGCTCGCCGACCGCGCGTTCTCCACGAGGACGGTGTCGGGCTGGTCCTCGTCCAGAACGCCGAACCGGAGGACCGTCATCGACTCGTCGAAGACGGCGACCGCCATCGCGGAGGCGTGCTTGGCCTGTTCGCTGTGGTAGTAGTGGAGGATCGGGTAGGACTTGTGCTGGTCTGCGAGCGTGTCGAGCCGTGAGGCGAGCGAATTGAGCGGGAGGTGAAGTCCGTCGAAGTCTTCGCCGTCCCACGCCGAGCAGACGACCGTCTCGCTTTCCGCCCCCATCCCGGAGACGCTACTCGCGAAGGAGCGCTTGTTCGAGACGGCCCCGAGGACCGAGAGCACGTAGGAGACGCCCATCGTCACGAACAGCATACCGCTGGCGGTCGTGAGCGACGCGGCAATCTGCCAGATCCCCGCCGGGGGGTAGAAGTCGCCGTTCCCCATCGTGAACATCGTATAGGCGACGAAGAAGATCCGGCCCGACCAGGTGACGGGGACGTCGTCGCGAGCGGCCAGCAGCGCGTTCTCGCCGCCGGCGAAGACGAGCGTCCAGCCGCCCCAGATGAGGCCGACCCACGTGACGAGCGTCAGCGTCAGGATGATCGGCCCGGCGAGGCTGAGCGCCCGGGACCGCGTGTCACCGATCCGCCGGAGTCCGCGCCAGGTCCACGTCGTCAACCGCGCCGAGAGCGGGCCGGAGCCGCCGTCGACCCAGAGCGTCGTCCAGAGGATGTCGACGATGGTGACGACGAGCAACACCAGCCCGACGACGAGATACAGCGGTCGTATCGTCTCGGCCCCCTGTAGCGGGACGAGGTCCACTGTCACCCCGGAACCGTAGGCGGCCGACGGGACGAGTCCCAGCGTGTCCGCGAACATTCTCACGCGGGCGTAGGTGCTTGACGTGCAAAATGTTAGCGAAGCAACCAATACGTTCGTCGCAGGCGCGCTGCCGTCCGCGGCGCCGTCTGGGCGTACGCACTGTTGCTCGGCTACGCGCTCGTCGTCTCCGGGCACGTCGCCGACGGGGCGCAGTGACCGTCGGCGTCGAATCCACGCTCGTGGAGGCCGAAAACGCCGCGGAAGAGCTATATGGCCGCTTCCGAAATCGGAAGTCGATCATGGTCCCGACACGACACCGCCTCGCTCGCTGTCGGTTCGTCCGCGAAGCCGTGCTCGGGAGGTGGACGGGATGAGGCTCCGAAACGTCGCACTCGTCGTCGCGAGTGGCCTCGCAGCGTTCCTCGCCGTCGGCGTCGCGGTGACCGAACTCCTCCGTCCGTCGATCGAGTTCTCCCTGTTCGTCGGCCTCCCAGCGGGAGTCGTCGCCGGCGTCCTCGTCTCTGCGGGCGTGTACCTCGGCCTCGGGGACGAGACGTCCACAGGGCGACGGCGCGTCGCGCTCGCCGCCGGTGCGTTCGGCGGTGTCTTCCTCGCGGTGCTCCTCGTCGCGGCGGGACTGTTCGGACTCGGTACCCTGACGGCACTTGCGTTCGCGACGCTCTCCGGCGTCGCGGCAGCCGTCGCCACTTCCGTTCGGAGTTCGTGACCGTCCGCGGTTTGCGGCCGTGGAATGGCGATCGGGTCGTCACTCGGGGAGGAAGAAGTCCGACTTCGGCTGCCGTCGACTGGCCGCTCCCCTGAGCCTGGCGGACTTGGCGGGGCCGCTGTGGCGGACGATGACGACGTCGTAGGCCTCGTCGGTCGCGACGCTCCCACCGACGCTACTGATCGACGTGACGAGGCGGCCGGCGTTGTCGCTGCCGACGAACACCATCGACGCGTCTTCGCGCTTTGCGACCTTGCGGATCCGCTTCGAGATGGCGCCGGACGGCGCGTACCGGCCGACGACGAAGTGGCGGAAGTCGGCGCTCGGACACAGGTCGGACACCTGGCCGTGTATCTTCGAGACGACGGCGGACCGGTCGAACGCCTCGTCGGAGTCGATCCAGTCGCGTTCTCTCGCGTAGTCGACGTTGCCGTCCGGGATGACGGTGACCGCCACCACGGACTCGTCGAAGACGACGCCGAACTGGTCCGCGCGAAGCAGCGCCGCCTCGGAGAGTTCCGAACCGTCGAACGGGACGACGAGGGTCATATCGGCTGTTTCGTCCGCCGTCCCAAATAGATACGAGTCGATCGCCGCGCCGCGAGAACGGGCTTTGCTAGATGGCGATAGCGAACGTGCCGTCGACGAGGCCTCGGTCCCCGTGACCATCAGCAAGTGACCGGCGCCCGGGCAATTAACCAATTCCAAAATAGCCTATTTCAAAATAGCCTATTTCAAAATAGCCTATTCTAGATTAGCCTATTTTGGAATTGGTTATTCGAAACGGCTTTCCCCCGTCGCTCCCGACGAGACGTATGGAACGATTCGTGAATCGGGAAGATGAACTCTCGCGGTTACGGGAGTGCTACGGATCTGCCGACGCCGAGATGGTCGTTCTCTTCGGCCGCCGACGTCTCGGGAAAACGGAACTCGTCCAGCACTCTCTCGCCGACCGGGAAGACGCCGTCGTCTATCAGGCCACGGAGACGACGTCACAGGTACAACTCGACGAGTTCGTCGACGTCGCCGCCGATACGTTCCCCGGAATCACGGACATCAAACAGAACTGGGAAGCCCTCCTGGGGTATCTGGGCGACCGCGACGGTATCGTCGTCCTCGACGAGCTTCCCTACCTCATCGACGCCGACGGGAGTCTTCCGTCGGTCATCCAGCGGTTGTGGGACCAGCGATTCCAGGACACCTCGGGGACGCTCGTGCTGGTCGGGTCGTCGATCAGCATGATGGAAGAAGCGACGCTGCTCGGAAACAGCCCCCTGTACGGCCGATTCACGGAGAAACTGGACCTCCGGCCACTCGACTTCTCCGCGGCACAGGCGTTCGTTCCGGACGACTACTCCCCCGAAGAGCGAATGTTGACGTGGGGGATCTTTGGTGGTATTCCGTACTACCTGGATGGCGTCGATTTCGATCGAGACCTCGGAACAGTCCTCACCGAAGAAGTGCTCTCACAGAAGGGCTACCTCCACAACGAACCGGAGTACGTCCTCCGGACCGAACTCAGAGAGCCGAATCGGTACTTCGCCATCCTCACCGCGATAGCTGCAGGGAAGGCGACGTCGAACGAGATCGCACAGGCGGTGGGGATCGACGGCAAACAGATCTCGACGTACATGCAGAAGTTAGAACGGTTACGGCTCGTCGAGCGTGAGGTCCCGGTCACCGAAGAGAAAGCGAAGTCACGCCGCGGACGCTATCGAATCCTGGATCCCCTGTTCCGCTTCTGGTTCCGCTTCGTCTACGGTACGGAAGATCGATACGAACGTCTCGGCGAGGATGCCTACGAGGCAGTCGTCGAACCGGAACTCCCGGACTTCGTGAGCCAGGAGTTCGAGCGGCTCTGTCAGGACGCGCTACCCGACCTGTACCCGGAGGAGACGTTTCTCGACATCGGGCGGTGGTGGTACAAGGAACACGAGGTCGACGTCGTCGGGTTCACGACGGGGAACACGATGGTCGTCGGCGAGTGCAAGTTCACCAGCGCTCCGCTCGATTACAGCGCGCTCACCTCGCTCGAAGATCACGCGTCGGAAATTCGGTGGACCCCCGACGGCGGCGACGTCGATACGGAATACGCATTGTTCACCCGTAGTGGTGCAACACAGGCCGTCCGGGAAGCCGTGTCCGAGCGTGACGACCTCCGGCTGTTCGACCTGGACGACCTCACGCGACGCGGCAGGGGACGCTAGTTACCCGTTAGTTCCCCGGTTCGCCGACTGCAGACGCCGGACGCCGAGGGCGACCAACAAGTACCCCGGGAGGGCCACGGCCAGCACGGCCCCGATCAGGCTCCAGTCGGCCGGGCCGAGCGGAACCGTGCCGAAGTAGTCGGCCAGCGGCGTGTACAGGACGGCGATCTGTAACGTGATCGAGCCACCGACGGCCGTCGCGAGCCACCGGTTCGACAGCGTCGGCGTCTCGCGGAGCCAGCGGATCACGTACAGTTTCTCGAACTCGAGGAAGACGAAGCCGGTGAACACCATCGTCATCGCGTACGGCGTGACCGCCGGTGCGCCGTCGAGCGTGACGACCAGCAACGCGAGCATGACGAGCGTCGAGATGGTGCCCGTGCCACCGACGAGCGCGAGCATCCCGCGGTCGACGATGCCGCTGTCCGGATCCCGCGGCGGCCGTTCCATGACGTCGCCGCTCTCCGGGTCGGCCCCGAGCGCGAGCGCTGGCAGGCCGTCCGTGAGCAGGTTGATCCACAGCAACTGGACCGCGGGGAGGACGAGGTAGCCGAACAGGGACGCGAGGAAGACGATGGCCACCTCGGCGACGTTGGCGCTGAGCAGGTAGCCGACGAACTTCCAGACGTTGTCGAAGATGGCCCGCCCGCGCTCGACCGCCCGTTCGATGGTGGCGTAGTTGTCGTCGAGCAGGATGACGTCGCTGGCCTGCTTGGCGACGTCGGTCCCCCGGATTCCCATCGCCACGCCGACGTCGGCGTTCTTCAGCGCCGGCGCGTCGTTGACGCCGTCGCCCGTCATCGCGACGACGTGGCCGCTGGCCTGGAGCGCCCGGAGGATCCGGACCTTGTGTTCCGGCGACGTGCGTGCGAACACGTCGACCGACTCGACGCGCTCCCGGAGTGTCTCGTCGTACATCGCCGCCACCTCGCCGCCCTCGAGCGCGGACGTTCCCAGACCGAGGGACTCGCCGATGGCGGCGGCGGTCCGGGCGTTGTCGCCGGTCACCATCTTCACGTCGATGCCGGCGCGCTTCGTCGCGGCGATGGCGTCGGCCACCTCCTCCCGGGCCGGGTCGATCATCCCTACGAGACCGAGGAACGTCAGGTCCGGGTCGACGGCGTCTTCGCCGAGGGTCGTGGGGTCGTCAGTAGTCGCCACGGCGAGCACGCGGAGCGCGTCGTCGCCGAAGGCCTCGACCTGCTCGCGGATCCGGTCGGCGCGCTCCTCGGTCAGGTCGGCGGGACCGTCCGCAGTGAGAACCCGCGAGGCCATCCCGAGGACGACTTCCGGGGCGCCCTTGACGTAGGCCGCGTCGCCGTGGACGGTCCCCATCCACTTGCGCTCCGACGAGAACGGAACCTCGTCGGTTCGGGGGTGCTGCTCGCGCAGTCGGTCGACGTCGTACCCGTGGTCCGCGGCGGCCGCGACCAGGGCCTGTTCGGTCGGGTCACCCTCCTCAAGCGTGGCGTCGTTGCACAGCGCGCCGGCCCGCAGGAGCAGGTCGACGCGGTCGCCATCCCTCGCGATACGGTCGTCGTCCTCGCTGATCTCCTGGTCGTCCGACGAGGCGTCCACGTCGATCACTGCGTCGTTCACCCAGAGCCGGCTGACGGCCATCCGACCCTCGGTGAGCGTCCCGGTCTTGTCCGTGCAGATGACGTCGACGGCGCCGAGCGCCTCGACGGCGGGCAACCGGCGGATGAGCGCGTTCTCGTCGGCCATCTTGCGGACGCCCAGCGCGAGCGTCAGCGTCACCACCGCGGGCAGCCCCTCCGGGACGGCGGCGACGGCGAGCGAGATGGCCGTGAGACCGGCCTGGATCGGCGGCGTGTCCCGGAGGAGCAACAGCGGAATGACGAGCGCCGCCAGCACCACGACGCCGATGCCCAACGTCCGCCCGAGCGCGTCGAGTTCTTCCTGGAGCGGCGTGTCGGTCTCCTCGGTACTCGCGAGTTCGCTGGCGATGGCGCCGACTTCGGTGTCCATCCCGGTCGCCGTGACGACGACGGCGCCCGACCCCCGCGTCACGTTCGTGCCCTTGTAGGCCATCGACTCGCGCTCGGCCAGCGGTGCGTCGGTGGCGACCGGTTCGGTGGACTTCGAGACCGGTGCGCTCTCGCCGGTGAGCGCCGACTCGTCAGCCTCGAGGGAACTCACCTCGACCACGCGCCCGTCCGCGGGGACGACGTCACCCCCGGTCAGTTCGAC
Coding sequences:
- the pstA gene encoding phosphate ABC transporter permease PstA; this translates as MSEAYDRRLVDDGGAAYERFATGVVAGSFGVFVLALGALFGWVPVEGRVGGVPAATAFGGATVALGVATGWLGLRSRRGGTETTPDRSPGLAVGLVHAVLWAVTAGLVASNSLGLGGAGWLAAVPVGALAGYLTIASREDVGATVPTGLFACLVGALFLSGVITPAWAWNVAAFEATFPGTIVVPLLSMLGALLTAWASASAAEGFGTRGRQSGAFLLISLVVLLVLSVLAFLVVFVVERGLAVVVENATVGAVTALAVVGTALFVLVRSGRLRPTIADGTDRVVAFVRLALAVALALGCLRLVTAIATNSAISRATITVEPTTTLGAVPGLVAGAVLLAVARQSGRSWTPDSDVGRRLDVGLRFGVVLLGATVLVEGVTGTALAAGRVGLVPVLALVVGGVSLGSLALGSAARPSGAADRLAWTPPGWRAGGIALWAFVFVCLHVAVTGAPVGWGPVGVGGGTLEWPFVMNPSQGLGIQKGVMPAILGTVWIVVGAVTFAVPLAVGAAVYLTEYAEDSAFTRAVDVATNGLWSTPSIVFGLFGLAFLVPRFGGTPSIFAAQLVLGFMLLPLVLITSREAMKSVPDEYRDASAALGVSRWETIRSIVVPAAMPGVATGVILGVGRIAGETAPLLLVLNGPNFPNAAPGVLTSFTFELGTTPPFVHVSNPALLERASALPYQLYAVITAGVGAEESFGWGTTLVLLGVVVGFFAMGIATRRYFRQKLHQ
- the pstB gene encoding phosphate ABC transporter ATP-binding protein PstB, which codes for MTDDTAAERIDPDETAAADDATAADGTASRTEPTTAIDQSATADTTTTGESEERTDPAWRTYSFPGDPVLSAESLDVWYGDDHALRDISIEIPERSVTALIGPSGCGKSTFLRCLNRMNDRIKSARIEGTVSFDGENVYADGTNLVELRKRVGMVFQHPNPFPKSIRANVAYGPRKHGDIERGLVPKLLGRDEREKEDELVERCLRDAALWDEVKDRLDDNALGLSGGQQQRLCIARCLATDPEVILMDEPASALDPIATAKIEDLIEELAEEYTVVVVTHNMQQAARVSDQTAVFLTGGELVEYGDTDQIFENPESQRVEDYVTGKFG
- a CDS encoding AbrB/MazE/SpoVT family DNA-binding domain-containing protein, with the translated sequence METRKIQIAGGTTYTVSLPKEWASDHDLEAGARVRVHPYEDGSLLVQTAGHAESERDPLRLAPTDASVETLRRQVRAAYETGREAVEVTGDAVAAADQRALRDVAASLLGVDVVQRSGDRVRYRSLLDASTVSLEQSLRQLQFVADSALGDAASALVDEDRSPHRIEERATEAGRLAALVGRQFVRSLDDPAVLDDLGVERTTLFDYHAAATELERIVEHATTVVTVAGRRRTPVPEDVAETLVSTADDARDGIERSMSVLLDGGTAATACDVLDDCERVDVAQFDRLDDDAPAWLGVVFRSLVDAVEASGAIAAVALRAALRDGEYDQ
- a CDS encoding DUF421 domain-containing protein, yielding MTEVTFFVSGWNPLVRIVVVGVSMYVALVLFLRLSGSRTLSSMNAFDFIVTVAIGSVFGRALTAKDVALSEAIVAFGLLVALQYVVTWIQIRWPFFRRVVTNPPALLYFRGEFVDRAMRQQRVTESEIKSAVRKKQFGSVDEVEAVVLESSGEFSVIGSVEDEPSFGEQLEEQLWE
- a CDS encoding two pore domain potassium channel family protein, producing MRPLYLVVGLVLLVVTIVDILWTTLWVDGGSGPLSARLTTWTWRGLRRIGDTRSRALSLAGPIILTLTLVTWVGLIWGGWTLVFAGGENALLAARDDVPVTWSGRIFFVAYTMFTMGNGDFYPPAGIWQIAASLTTASGMLFVTMGVSYVLSVLGAVSNKRSFASSVSGMGAESETVVCSAWDGEDFDGLHLPLNSLASRLDTLADQHKSYPILHYYHSEQAKHASAMAVAVFDESMTVLRFGVLDEDQPDTVLVENARSASQNYLETLDNAFIDPADEAPPPPDLDRLRDEGVPTVSDDEFADALDELAVRRRKLLATVTADAWHWPPIDS
- a CDS encoding universal stress protein — its product is MTLVVPFDGSELSEAALLRADQFGVVFDESVVAVTVIPDGNVDYARERDWIDSDEAFDRSAVVSKIHGQVSDLCPSADFRHFVVGRYAPSGAISKRIRKVAKREDASMVFVGSDNAGRLVTSISSVGGSVATDEAYDVVIVRHSGPAKSARLRGAASRRQPKSDFFLPE
- a CDS encoding ATP-binding protein; this encodes MERFVNREDELSRLRECYGSADAEMVVLFGRRRLGKTELVQHSLADREDAVVYQATETTSQVQLDEFVDVAADTFPGITDIKQNWEALLGYLGDRDGIVVLDELPYLIDADGSLPSVIQRLWDQRFQDTSGTLVLVGSSISMMEEATLLGNSPLYGRFTEKLDLRPLDFSAAQAFVPDDYSPEERMLTWGIFGGIPYYLDGVDFDRDLGTVLTEEVLSQKGYLHNEPEYVLRTELREPNRYFAILTAIAAGKATSNEIAQAVGIDGKQISTYMQKLERLRLVEREVPVTEEKAKSRRGRYRILDPLFRFWFRFVYGTEDRYERLGEDAYEAVVEPELPDFVSQEFERLCQDALPDLYPEETFLDIGRWWYKEHEVDVVGFTTGNTMVVGECKFTSAPLDYSALTSLEDHASEIRWTPDGGDVDTEYALFTRSGATQAVREAVSERDDLRLFDLDDLTRRGRGR
- a CDS encoding cation-translocating P-type ATPase; translated protein: MSQSPHEESADDVLASVDSDRDGLSAAEADRRLREHGPNEVARGSERTALDIFVAQFDSVLIWVLVAAAGLSVWAGHTVDAVLIAVIVVANGLFGFVQDYRAEESLDSLRELTAPTATVRRDGRSVDVDATDLVPGDVVELTGGDVVPADGRVVEVSSLEADESALTGESAPVSKSTEPVATDAPLAERESMAYKGTNVTRGSGAVVVTATGMDTEVGAIASELASTEETDTPLQEELDALGRTLGIGVVVLAALVIPLLLLRDTPPIQAGLTAISLAVAAVPEGLPAVVTLTLALGVRKMADENALIRRLPAVEALGAVDVICTDKTGTLTEGRMAVSRLWVNDAVIDVDASSDDQEISEDDDRIARDGDRVDLLLRAGALCNDATLEEGDPTEQALVAAAADHGYDVDRLREQHPRTDEVPFSSERKWMGTVHGDAAYVKGAPEVVLGMASRVLTADGPADLTEERADRIREQVEAFGDDALRVLAVATTDDPTTLGEDAVDPDLTFLGLVGMIDPAREEVADAIAATKRAGIDVKMVTGDNARTAAAIGESLGLGTSALEGGEVAAMYDETLRERVESVDVFARTSPEHKVRILRALQASGHVVAMTGDGVNDAPALKNADVGVAMGIRGTDVAKQASDVILLDDNYATIERAVERGRAIFDNVWKFVGYLLSANVAEVAIVFLASLFGYLVLPAVQLLWINLLTDGLPALALGADPESGDVMERPPRDPDSGIVDRGMLALVGGTGTISTLVMLALLVVTLDGAPAVTPYAMTMVFTGFVFLEFEKLYVIRWLRETPTLSNRWLATAVGGSITLQIAVLYTPLADYFGTVPLGPADWSLIGAVLAVALPGYLLVALGVRRLQSANRGTNG